The genome window CAATTATTtcgcctcttttttttttttttttttttttcagttttgtcCTATTTTTTAATCACTCTTTCCAGAGGCAAAATGTGAAAAACAGACCTGCACAAGTCCTCAGCCTCACACCATGCCTTCGAACTTTAGAGACTGTTGTGTTGAACGGGAAGAAACTCATCAAGTGCACTGCTTACATAGATTTAGGGCTGTCAATTTCAGGCACGACCCATTTATCTTGATCGNNNNNNNNNNNNNNNNNNNNAATGAATATGAAAAATtccaattttacccttaaaatacGGGTACGCGTTTAAAAGGTCtatttaaaacgtgttttaaacggattTTCTAACCATTCTCCTTTTTTCCCtcattgtataatagcatacggaGAAACACGTTTTAAACATACAAAAAGGGCAACCGCATTTAAACGCGTTGTTGCTAAGAGTGGTCGGGGCTCCACGATCCATAGAGTGttataaatagaaaaatgaatttgaaatggtGCTCAACCTTATTTGGAAACGATGAAATAGCGAACTTGGTTTGTCGGGAAGAATTTCTCTGCAATTTCCTAATGTTACCATCAGATCTTGAAACCCTGATTCTGGAAGTCTGAAACCCATCATGCTCATAATATCCATCAAACCCACCATTAATCTCGAATCTCTGGTTCTTGTTGTTGAGTTCCAAAACCGGAGATATCTGTATCTTCTTATTCCGTCAAACGTTTTTCCTGGGAGAGCACCGTACTAACTTTCACAGCGAGGGCGGCCATGTCAGGACCAAGGAGGCGATAGTGTAGATGAGTGGTGGGAAGGAGGAAATAGATCTGACCTGCCTGAAGTTCTTCATAGGAATCGAGAGCGGGAGTGTAGTCGTCTAATAAGGGGGAACCGAAATTGGAGAGGAGCCACGAAGAGGTCTCGATTTGGAGGACTTGGGATACTGTCAAGGGTAGGGGATACTCACGGAGATTGCCAATAGCAGAGATGACTTTGGCCGTGGATGGATCGGAGGTACAAGTGACGTTTGAGGAGAAGCATGAACCCATCTCCACAATCACAGTCGCTTAGAGGGACGTCAAGCACGATTAGGAGACCTAAGATGGCAGCGAGCGATGGAGCACTTCTGCCGGCGATGGAAGGAGTAGTACTCACCGCGATGGAAGTAGCAGtacttaaggatgtgaatttggaactgaaaccgtttatcaAAACCAACTCAAGaccgcaaaaccgtttagtaaatggttcgattttggtttcaagtttaagaccgattatTTAAATGGATTGAGTCAGTTTTAACCAATAACctattggtttcaaaccgaattgacaccgtaaaaattgaaccgtttaaaccatcaaaatcaaTCTGATTAATCATATAatgattaatttaatttaggaaagaacatataacaattaaatatttagttgttttaacaaaacttaatgatttaatttagggaagaattaaggataGGCTatccaacagtctattcaataatttactcctattatgttgttttatagttaaatccttgcttgttcaatgcctcatttaatttgatacaagattgaagcgtttatcaacaaaagaaaatttttgtaagcatgcaaataaactagcaaatcgaTTACTAATCGTTTAAAAACCGTATGAAATAAACTGCGATCAAAACGTTTAAAATTgtgaaaccgacaccatttaaaaatcgcaaaaccaaaaccattaacTAAACGGTTGTAGTTTCAAAAAGTACAAAATAatacgattttgatttcaaaccAGATAAATGTGaacaaaaccgaaaccaaatcgtgtacatcgaaaccaaaccaattgaagCTGAACTCAGCCGGGACGAATGGAGCTGAACTCGTAGGtatggagagaaggaaagaagaggaaaatgaaaTGAGAGAATACAGTAagaaagaggggtatttttgaaataataaaaatgaattacatattAATCTATTAATCATAAAGGCTAAAGAGTCATTTTATaacatcacttaacagagactaaTGACAGGAATCTAAACATAATTTAGTATTAAACAGAacgtgttcctataatactgataTTCTTACTGATATTTTCTAAACAAATTGATATTAAACAGGAGAGTATTCCTATAATTGACATGACAGGAATCTAAACATAATTTAGTATTAAACAGAacgtgttcctataatactgataTTCTTACTGATATTTTCTAAACAAATTGATATTAAACAGGAGAGTATTCCTATAATTGACATTCTCTAAAATGTGAGACTACTACCCTTCTAAAACATACCAATGGCATACCCCGTCAGATTGTTATATTGCTGCTTGAATTGGCTACGCTAGTGGCGGCCAATGAAAGTCCACAAAAGGGTATATccattgaaatttttatttcatataagAACGGTGAATGACAAACGCAGTGTCTTCGCATCACTTTTAACCAATCGAAGCATTTCCTTCTCCAGGAAATTGGACAGTTaaaatcaaccaaaaaataatGCATAAAAACATTCATTCATCTAAGTAGATTTTGGTAgatttaattattttcattacaaataaataaataaataattctacCAAAATCTTCTATTTTTCCCTGTTTGATTGGGGaggctttattttattttatttttattagggGTGGAAGAAAAAGAGTGGGCAAAATGTACTTTAaatttatcttattttatttttgttaggagtgggggtgggggtaaAGAAAAAGAGTGGACAACATGTACTTTAAAGTTTTGAAACATAGCTTCTGACGAAGCATGGTCAAACTACAGCCACACCACCTAAGAACccgtactttttttttttgggtagaaattagTACTCCATTCAAGACAGACATTCTCTACTGCAGCTAGTCAAGAGACATCTATTACAAGAATCAAAAACCTTAAGTGTGGAtatccaacccaacccaacctgaccCGAATTCCATGATCAAATCTGGTCTGAAATCACGTCCCCACCAGAGACCTTGAAATCATTCGGGTCCTTCTCCACGTTCAGAACTTGAAACTTCCCATCAACCACATAACCAGACCACCTCTGTGAACGAAGCCCAAGCAGAGCTTCTGTAAGATCCTTCTCCAACCCCAAACTCTTATGAAAGCTACCATCAAAATCACCATAGAACTCTATAGCATCTTTGGCTCCTAGATGCTCAGCCCATCCATTCATGACATAAGGATCATTAACAGAGACACATATCACTGAATCAACACCTTTGGCTTTAAACTTATCTATGTTGTTCTTGTAACTTGGAACATGGGCCTTCGAGCAAACACCAGTGAAGGCTCCTGGGAGCCCAAAGATCACAACCTTCTTGCCTTTGAAGATTTCTTTGAGTGGTGTAGTTGAGAAGTTGGTAGAAAGGCCTTCGTCCCAAGTCCTAGACTTTGGAAGTGAGACGTGAGAAGCTACCTTGAGGATATCAGCTCCCACCGAGGCCATCTTAATTCCTTATCTTGCTCTGAGGGTCTTCTGCAAATTGTATATATAGAGGAACACTTTGCCCATTGTTTTAGTGATGAGGTGTTGAATTGCATGAGTTTAGGTCAGAGTCATCTGACACGTTTCATTGGTTTGCTAGGTGTTTGAATCTTGTGTTGCATGAGTTTTAGCTTATGGATCATTGCCATATATTGTTACCATATACCACGTGTATCAAAATTGTTGGGGGTAATCAAGTCGGTAAAGAGGTCTTCGTCTCAGAAAGCGTGTGATTTTGAATTcaactttttacttttttgggtCACTCATACGAAGTACTTAGtacttttcattattttcagtgaaagttgaatgatttttatttaatcccaCTATAACATGATCAATGCGTTTGTAGAATCATTATTGATCCGTAGGACTAGTTAAACTAAAGGCTTAGATACCCATTGTtagccaaatatatatatatatatatatattaaacatATTATTTTAGACACAAACcaacagaaaaaacaaaaattacaaatcaTTAAACcacataaagaaaaaaatatagtgaaactcaaaaaacaagaggaaaattttattttcagtaaatttttattttgtcacaCACAAGACGCGAACCAAATTTCATATTTAAGGAAACCTATTACCAACCATAGGAAAATCCCGACCAAATGGCAATAGTCTGATCTGGCCCAAAAGTTTCATGCGAACCATGAACCGAACCAGACCAGATAAAGCAAAATATATCAGATATGACCCAAGATTACATCTCCACCCGAAACCTGGAAATCAGAGGGTACCTTCTCTACGTTCAGAACCTGAACCTTCCCATCAACTATATAGGCTGACCATCTTTGTGAACGAACTCCCATCAAGCTAGAAGTAAGATCAACACTCAAGCCCAAGCTCTTATGGAAACTCCCGTCAAAGTCTCCATAGAACTCAATAGGTCCCTTAGCTTCAAGCTTCTCTCCCCATCCATTCATGACATATGGGTCATTAATAGACACACAGATAATTGTATCAATCCCTTTGGCTTTGAAATTGTCGATGTTGTTCTTGTAACTGGGGACATGGGCTTTTGAGCAAACTCCAGTAAAAGCTCCTGGAAGCCCAAAGATGACTACCTTCTTATCCTTGAAGATATCCTTCAATGGAGTTGTGGAGAAGTTAGAGGAAAGGCCTTCATCCCAGGTTCTGGCCTCCTGAAGGGTGAGATGAGGATATGCTGCAATGATATCAGTTCCAACTGAagccatttttcttctttacagaATGAGTTTGTGAAGTTCTGATTGCTTTGGCTTCTTTCTCAAAGGTTTCCTTTATAGTTGTAAGGGGACGCCAtgatcataaaaataaataaagggggaGGTCTAACTCGCCTCTCCTAATATTGTGTTTTTAAGTACCTATTACCCTATCAGATCGCGTGCCATGCGTCACCtattctcttgttctctttttctttcacgAGTGTCACTTGGGTAAGTTCTTAACAGAGGTGCTTTCAACTGCCCAACAAAGACTTCATCGCCAGAAGTTTAGTTCAATCTTGGACTTGGTCATTTCAATGGAATATACAACccatgggttgggttgggttgggtcaaaTTTCAACATACCACATAGAAGTTATTTTTACACCATTTAAGTATGAGAAGCCATTCCAACATCGACAGTCCTTTTTGCCACATGGATGCTAAAGAAACCAAAGTTTTGAAACTCaatgagagaaaaaagataattgaaagtaaaaaagGAATATGGGTGAGGATATATTATTAGTTTCGAGTTTAAAATTAGGCATTTGACAAATCCAAACTGATATTCCTAAAATCATCTTGTTATTGGATGGAAGCCATGCGGCATGAAAGTGGCCTGAATCTCCAAAGAGGTTAAACATCATTGTCGGACAATTGGATCGTGGTCCCTCTTGGGTAACCATAGACGAAGTAAGCTTTTGAATAAGTTGAATGTCACTATCGAACAATTGGGATGTGCTTCCCCCAAGTAACCTTAAGGCAACCATAGGTGACAAACCTTCACCTATAGAAGTTTATTTTACataccacttttttttttttatgggattATTATAATATACAATTGGGATGTGGTCCCCCCAAGTAACCTTAAAGGCAACCATTGGTGACGATCCTTCACCTATAGAAGTTTATTTTAACATTCCACTTTTTTATGGAGATTATTTTGATATACCACATAGAAGTTATTCCTATACCATTTAAGTATGAGAAATCATTCCTATATCAACAATCCTTTTGCCACATCAAGGCCATAAACAAAATAATGCTTTGAAAattgaatgaatgaaaaaaaaaaaaaaaacgattgaAAGCAAAATGGAATGTGCCAATATATGCGAGGGTATATATTCTTACTTCGAATTTAAAATTAAGCATTTGGCAAATCTGAACTGATATGCCTGGAATCATCCCGTCATTGGATGGAAGTCACGTGGCATGAAAGTGACTTTAATCTCTGAAGAGGTTAAATGTCATTATCGGATAGCTAGACTATGGCCCCTTCTTGAGTAACCACAGACGAAGTAAGCGCTTGGAGAGTTGAATGTCACTATTGAACAATTGGGATGTGGTCCCCCCAAGTAACCTTAAAGCAACCATAGGTGACCATCCTTCACCTACAGAAGTTTATTTTAACATACCACTTCTTTTGTGGGATTATTTTAAGATACCACATAGAAGTTATTCCTACACCATTTAAGTATGAGAAGTCATTCCTACATCGACAATTCTTTTGCAACATGGATGCCATAAACAAAATAACGCTTTGAAAAttcaatgaaagaagaaaaatacaattgaaagtaaaagtaaaTATGCTAATATATGCTCGCATATATATTTTACTTTGAGTTTAAATTAGGCATTTGGCAAATCCAAACTGATATTCCTGGAATCACCCCGTCATTGAATGGAAGCCACGTAGCATGAAAGTGACTTGAATCTCCAAAGAGGGTAAAAAGTCATTGTTGGATAGTTGGGCCATGGTCCCCACTTGAGTAATCATAGACAAAGTACGCTTTCAAAGAAGTTGGACGTCACTATCGGACAATTGGGATGTGGTCCCAAGTAATCTTAAGGCAACCATAACCTTTACCTATAGAAGTTTATTTCAACTTGCCACAGAATTTATTCCTACACTATTTGGGTATGAGAAATCATTTTTACAttgacagttttttttttttttttttttctttcagctTGACTAGTCTCGCAAGTCTATAttaaccccacaaccgcatagaccaaatcatactggggttgaatgaggaccattcaactttcaccataagctgtgaagagcactaaacactcctgtgtgagtggcccccaagaggtaagaggagtcaatGACAGCTCTTTTTGCCACATGGATgctatagaaaaaataaatctttgaaaattcaatgaaagaaaaataacaacTGAAAGTAACAAAAGAAGATGCCAATATATGTGAGGGTACATTATTGACTTCAAGTATATTCCTGGAATCACCCTGTCATTGGATGAAAACCATGTGGCATGAAAGTGACCCAAGTCTCCAGATAGGTTAAACATCACTGTCCAAAGTTGGAGTAAGGGAGTTAATCGATTCTGTTCCAGTGTATATAGTTCTGTTAGATTCGGTTCACACTTTTTTTTGCTGAAATTAAAACCGAACCATTTGTTAAATGGTTACACTTATTGAAACTAGAATGTTTAATAAACGATTCTGATTTCACcgtttttaaatggtgtcgaTATCATGGTTCTACATGATTAGATCGTGGTTTAGTCCCAATGGTTGCCAGACAATTTCCAACCAGTTTgatagtttattcgcatgtttaTTAAAATTTGCCTTTATTGATAAGAGCTTCAATCTAAAATAAAAGGCATAACAAATTAACTAACAACGATCTAAAATGCgaaattctttatttcttttttcgttttttgTTTCTCAAGCTTCTTTTGTTCTTCACTGTCTACAGTTCTGGGAATAAATTGCAATTTGAACTGCCAGGGGCATCCAAAGAGGAGGTGAAAATCACAATCGAAGATGGGTTCGGTGACCAATGGAGAGCACAAGGAAGATAAAGAAGAGGGCCTTGCGGCGAGCTGCAGCTTGTGCCCTTTGCTGTCTCTAATTGAGTACCCTAATCTTTTCCCATTTTAGGGTTTCTAAAGATATCTAGCATCTATCGATTCTATCGCTTAAATTTCACTTATTCTATTTAGTCATTAGTCGTTACATGATTTAAATAGTTCTATTTAACGGTATAAACAGTTTCGATTTTCACGGTGCTGAATAGTTTGAAATCGACGGGATAAATGGTTAAAACCGAATCGAACAATTTAGTTAACCTGCTAGGACGATTTCACGACTTCACGACTTTAGTGCAAACGgctcaattcaattttgataaacaatttgagtttcaaattcacatccttaagttGGAGCTTGGTCCCCTCTTGAGTAACTGCAAACGAAGTAAGCTTGAAGAAATTTACGGCACTATCGGACAGTTGGGATGTGGCCCCCCAAGTAATCCTTAGGCAACTATAGGTGACGAACCTTCACGTGGGTACGCTCCC of Macadamia integrifolia cultivar HAES 741 unplaced genomic scaffold, SCU_Mint_v3 scaffold_216A, whole genome shotgun sequence contains these proteins:
- the LOC122071369 gene encoding peroxiredoxin-2F, mitochondrial-like → MASVGADILKVASHVSLPKSRTWDEGLSTNFSTTPLKEIFKGKKVVIFGLPGAFTGVCSKAHVPSYKNNIDKFKAKGVDSVICVSVNDPYVMNGWAEHLGAKDAIEFYGDFDGSFHKSLGLEKDLTEALLGLRSQRWSGYVVDGKFQVLNVEKDPNDFKVSGGDVISDQI
- the LOC122071389 gene encoding peroxiredoxin-2F, mitochondrial-like, whose amino-acid sequence is MASVGTDIIAAYPHLTLQEARTWDEGLSSNFSTTPLKDIFKDKKVVIFGLPGAFTGVCSKAHVPSYKNNIDNFKAKGIDTIICVSINDPYVMNGWGEKLEAKGPIEFYGDFDGSFHKSLGLSVDLTSSLMGVRSQRWSAYIVDGKVQVLNVEKVPSDFQVSGGDVILGHI
- the LOC122071366 gene encoding uncharacterized protein LOC122071366, giving the protein MGSCFSSNVTCTSDPSTAKVISAIGNLREYPLPLTVSQVLQIETSSWLLSNFGSPLLDDYTPALDSYEELQAGQIYFLLPTTHLHYRLLGPDMAALAVKVSTVLSQEKRLTE